The DNA segment GGTACTGAGGTTGTATTTGATGTAAAAGACAGTGATGTTAAATTCACTATATTCACTACACGCGCCGACACTATGTTTGGTGTAACATTTATGGTATTGGCTCCTGAGAGCGAATATGTGGCACAGGTTACTACAGCAGAACAACAGAACGCTGTTACCGAATATGTAGAAGCTACAAAGAAGCGTACAGAGCGTGACCGAATATCAGACCGTAAGGTGACAGGAGCATTTACCGGTTCTTATGCCATCAATCCTTTTACAGGCGATGCTATACCTATTTGGGTAAGTGATTATGTACTGGCCGGATATGGTACAGGAGCAATTATGGCTGTACCTGCACATGATAGCCGTGATTATGCTTTTGCTAAACATTTCTCATTGCCAATAATTCCTTTGATTGAGGGATGCGACGTATCTGAAGAAAGCTATGATGCAAAAGATGGTATTGTATGCAACTCTCCACGTAAAGACGTGAAACCTTACATCGATTTCAGCCTTAATGGACTTACTGTAAAGGAAGCTATTGCCGCAACAAAGGTTTTTGTCAAAGAAAACAAGTTGGGTAGGGTAAAAGTGAACTATCGCCTGCGCGATGCTATTTTCTCACGTCAGAGATATTGGGGAGAGCCTTTCCCTGTATATTACAAAGAAGGAATGCCTTATATAATCCCGGCAGACAAATTACCTCTTGAATTACCTGAAATAGATAAATATCAGCCTACCGAGACAGGCGAACCACCATTGGGACGTGCCAAGAGATGGGCTTGGGACAGTGAAAAGCAGGAGGCCGTAGACAAATCCCTTATTGACAATAAAACTATATTCCCAATAGAACTGAACACTATGCCTGGTTTTGCAGGTTCTTCAGCTTATTATTTACGTTATATGGATCCTCATAACGAGAATACTATTGTTGATAAAAATGTAGATGAGTATTGGCAGAATGTAGACCTGTATGTAGGTGGTACAGAACATGCTACAGGACATTTGATTTATTCTAGGTTCTGGAATAAGTTCTTGTACGATTATGGATATTCTTGTAAGGAAGAGCCTTTCCAGAAACTTGTCAATCAAGGTATGATACAGGGAAGAAGTAATTTTGTATATCGTATCAATGATAGTGACCATGACAAGGCCCCTGTATTCGTATCATTAGGATTAAAAGATAAATATGACGTAATCCCAATTCACGTAGATGTAAACATTGTACATGGAGATGTATTGGATACAGAAGCATTCAAGAACTGGCGTCCTGACTATAAAAATGCAGAATTCATTCTCGAAGGTGATAAATATGTATGTGGATGGGCTATAGAGAAGATGTCTAAGAGTATGTTCAACGTAGTAAATCCTGACATGATAGTTGAAAAATACGGTGCTGACACACTTCGTCTTTACGAAATGTTCCTAGGTCCTGTAGAGCAAAGTAAACCATGGGATACTAACGGAATAGACGGTTGCCATCGTTTCTTAAAGAAATTTTGGGGATTGTTTTACAACAATCGCTCCGACGAATTTATGCCTAATGATGACGAAGCTACTCCTGAACAACTGAAAAGCGTTCATAAATTGATAAAAAAAGTTACTCAAGATATTGAAAACTTCTCTTATAACACAAGCATATCTGCATTCATGATTTGCCTAAATGAGTTATCACAATTGAAATGTCGCAATAAAGTATTACTAAAGGATATGGTTATACTTATTGCTCCATTTGCACCTCATATAGCCGAAGAACTATGGTCTGCTATTGGAGGAGAGGGTAGCGTATGTGATGCCAAATGGCCTTCTTATAATGAAAAATATTTAGTAGAAAGCACCATGCAGCTTACTATATCATTCAATGGTAAAGCACGTTTCCAGATGGAATTTGGT comes from the Xylanibacter oryzae DSM 17970 genome and includes:
- the leuS gene encoding leucine--tRNA ligase, whose amino-acid sequence is MDYNFREIEKRWQQKWVENKTYKVAEDKSRKKFYVLNMFPYPSGAGLHVGHPLGYIASDIYARFKRLEGYNVLNPMGYDAYGLPAEQYAIQTGQHPAITTVNNINRYREQLDKIGFSFDWDREVRTCDPSYYKWTQWAFGLMFNSYYDNNLKKAQPIAKLIEHLKNNGSEGINAACNEELKITAEEWGSMSEKEQQQKLMNYRIAYLGETMVNWCAGLGTVLANDEVVDGVSVRGGYPVVQQKMRQWCLRVSAYAQRLLDGLDTINWTDSLKDTQRNWIGRSEGTEVVFDVKDSDVKFTIFTTRADTMFGVTFMVLAPESEYVAQVTTAEQQNAVTEYVEATKKRTERDRISDRKVTGAFTGSYAINPFTGDAIPIWVSDYVLAGYGTGAIMAVPAHDSRDYAFAKHFSLPIIPLIEGCDVSEESYDAKDGIVCNSPRKDVKPYIDFSLNGLTVKEAIAATKVFVKENKLGRVKVNYRLRDAIFSRQRYWGEPFPVYYKEGMPYIIPADKLPLELPEIDKYQPTETGEPPLGRAKRWAWDSEKQEAVDKSLIDNKTIFPIELNTMPGFAGSSAYYLRYMDPHNENTIVDKNVDEYWQNVDLYVGGTEHATGHLIYSRFWNKFLYDYGYSCKEEPFQKLVNQGMIQGRSNFVYRINDSDHDKAPVFVSLGLKDKYDVIPIHVDVNIVHGDVLDTEAFKNWRPDYKNAEFILEGDKYVCGWAIEKMSKSMFNVVNPDMIVEKYGADTLRLYEMFLGPVEQSKPWDTNGIDGCHRFLKKFWGLFYNNRSDEFMPNDDEATPEQLKSVHKLIKKVTQDIENFSYNTSISAFMICLNELSQLKCRNKVLLKDMVILIAPFAPHIAEELWSAIGGEGSVCDAKWPSYNEKYLVESTMQLTISFNGKARFQMEFGADADNDSIQKSVLADERSHKYIGEKNVIKVIIVPKRIVNVVIK